In the genome of Nocardia terpenica, one region contains:
- the purB gene encoding adenylosuccinate lyase, whose amino-acid sequence MTIDETVPDVLATRYASSDLVALWSPRHRVIAERRLWLAVMAAQRDLGIDIPERAIADYTAVVDRVDLASIRRREHVTLHDVKARLEEFNALAGHEHAHKGMTSRDLTENIEQLLVRESLRLIRRRCVAVLARLAALATAHADTAMAGRTHNVAAQVIPLGKRFATAADELLFAVERLDHLLGRYPLRGIKGPVGTLQDMLDLLGGDRAKVAALETKIAEYLGFERRFVSVGQVYPRSLDHEVVSTLVQLAAAPASLARTIRLMSGHELACEGFADGQVGSSAMPHKMNPRNCERIGGLMMVLRGHAAMVGELSGDQWNEGDVSCSVVRRVALPGAFFALDGLLQTALTVLDGFTAAPRVIDAELERHLPFLATTKMLVAAVRAGQGRERAHELIKEHAIAAAATLRDGGTGNTLLRTLGADDRFPLDEALLTGLLADRGAFTGVAAEQIAEIGSRVAAVVAADPAAADYRPEPLL is encoded by the coding sequence ATGACCATCGACGAGACCGTGCCCGATGTCCTCGCCACCCGCTACGCGTCGTCGGATCTGGTGGCGCTGTGGTCCCCGCGCCACCGCGTGATCGCCGAGCGCAGGCTGTGGCTCGCGGTCATGGCCGCCCAGCGCGACCTCGGCATCGACATTCCCGAACGGGCGATCGCGGACTACACCGCGGTCGTGGACCGGGTCGACCTGGCCTCGATCCGGCGGCGCGAGCACGTGACCCTGCACGACGTGAAGGCGCGACTCGAGGAGTTCAACGCGCTCGCCGGGCACGAGCACGCGCACAAGGGGATGACCTCGCGCGACCTCACCGAGAACATCGAACAGCTGCTGGTGCGCGAGAGCCTGCGGCTGATCCGACGCCGCTGCGTCGCCGTGCTGGCCCGGCTCGCCGCACTGGCCACCGCGCACGCCGACACGGCGATGGCCGGACGCACGCACAATGTTGCGGCACAGGTGATTCCGCTGGGCAAGCGCTTCGCCACCGCGGCCGACGAGCTGCTGTTCGCCGTCGAGCGACTCGACCATCTGCTGGGCCGCTACCCGCTGCGCGGCATCAAGGGCCCGGTCGGCACCCTGCAGGACATGCTGGATCTGCTGGGCGGCGACCGGGCGAAGGTCGCCGCGCTGGAGACGAAGATCGCCGAATACCTGGGCTTCGAGCGCCGATTCGTCAGCGTCGGCCAGGTCTATCCCCGCTCGCTGGACCATGAGGTGGTCTCCACGCTCGTGCAGCTGGCCGCGGCCCCGGCCAGCCTGGCCCGGACCATCCGCCTGATGAGCGGGCACGAGCTGGCCTGCGAGGGATTCGCGGACGGTCAGGTCGGGTCGTCGGCCATGCCGCACAAGATGAATCCGCGCAACTGCGAACGGATCGGCGGCCTGATGATGGTGCTGCGCGGGCACGCCGCCATGGTGGGCGAGCTGTCGGGCGACCAGTGGAACGAGGGCGACGTGTCCTGCTCGGTGGTGCGCCGGGTCGCGCTGCCGGGCGCCTTCTTCGCCCTCGACGGACTGCTGCAAACCGCCCTGACCGTGCTGGACGGATTCACCGCGGCGCCGAGGGTCATCGACGCCGAACTCGAACGGCACCTACCGTTTCTGGCCACCACCAAGATGCTCGTCGCCGCGGTGCGGGCCGGGCAGGGCCGCGAGCGGGCGCACGAGCTGATCAAGGAGCACGCGATCGCCGCGGCCGCGACCCTGCGCGACGGCGGCACCGGCAACACGCTGCTGCGGACCCTCGGCGCGGACGACCGCTTCCCCTTGGACGAGGCGCTGCTGACCGGACTGCTCGCCGATCGGGGGGCGTTCACCGGGGTCGCGGCCGAGCAGATCGCCGAAATCGGTTCGCGGGTCGCCGCAGTGGTGGCCGCCGACCCCGCCGCGGCCGACTACCGCCCGGAGCCGCTCCTGTGA
- the ssuE gene encoding NADPH-dependent FMN reductase, with translation MTSVLVLSGSPSAVSRTAALAEHLAERLRLHSHTVRTIRIRDLPAGPLLAADATDPALAAVVEAIGEADGLVVTSPVYKAAYSGVLKTLLDLLPQYALAGKAVLPVVTGGSPAHVLAIDYALRPVLSALGAHHILPGWFVLDTHIQLIGEDVVLAPETTGPLYEAVDRFSETLHARDSLAGGHWTAAIR, from the coding sequence ATGACATCTGTTCTCGTGCTGTCCGGAAGTCCGTCGGCCGTGTCCCGGACCGCGGCGCTCGCCGAACATCTGGCCGAGCGGCTGCGCCTGCACTCACATACGGTGCGCACCATCAGGATTCGCGATCTGCCCGCTGGTCCGCTGCTGGCCGCGGACGCGACCGACCCGGCGCTGGCGGCGGTGGTGGAGGCGATCGGCGAGGCCGACGGGCTGGTGGTGACCTCGCCGGTCTACAAGGCGGCCTACAGCGGCGTGCTCAAGACGCTGCTCGACCTGCTGCCGCAGTACGCGCTGGCCGGGAAGGCGGTGCTGCCGGTGGTCACCGGGGGCAGCCCCGCCCATGTGCTGGCGATCGATTACGCGCTGCGGCCGGTGCTCTCCGCGCTCGGCGCGCATCACATCCTGCCCGGCTGGTTCGTCCTGGACACCCACATCCAGCTGATCGGGGAGGACGTGGTGCTGGCACCGGAGACGACCGGGCCGCTGTACGAGGCCGTCGACCGTTTCTCCGAGACGCTGCACGCGCGCGATTCGCTGGCCGGTGGTCACTGGACCGCCGCCATCCGATGA
- a CDS encoding phosphoribosylaminoimidazolesuccinocarboxamide synthase, with translation MKRWSSKDLKVLVPPADGRPGEGIFVFSDRYSVFDFGVMPDEIPGKGAASCAMAVRSFELFEQADIWTHFLEQVADNAIRIQLLDVDTDGSKGPAGPGRTIPLQVVYRLALPRESSVHRRAAAGTLDHATVPPYGDAGAPWLAEPMVEFTTKYEETDRFIGRAEAARVGGVDPADLAVLTELTTGVARVLERHCAAVGLTLADGKAEFGFDGDRRPILIDHAGTPDENRFYLGATPVCKELLRFLHPGLREVVQRLVADRIPRDRWPRPEPLAPDLVAATAEIYAALAAAWTTGPAVAERLHRAVEDFVTACGNPTDLRQRTGLTAAPIGGAA, from the coding sequence GTGAAACGCTGGTCCAGTAAGGATCTGAAGGTACTGGTTCCGCCCGCCGACGGACGGCCGGGTGAGGGCATATTCGTCTTCTCCGACCGCTATTCGGTCTTCGACTTCGGGGTGATGCCCGACGAGATACCGGGTAAGGGCGCGGCCTCGTGCGCCATGGCGGTCCGCTCGTTCGAGCTGTTCGAACAGGCCGATATCTGGACGCATTTCCTGGAGCAGGTGGCCGACAACGCCATTCGGATCCAGCTGCTCGACGTGGACACCGACGGCAGCAAGGGGCCCGCCGGTCCCGGACGCACCATTCCGTTGCAGGTGGTCTACCGGCTGGCCCTGCCCCGGGAATCCTCGGTGCATCGCCGGGCCGCGGCGGGCACCCTGGACCACGCCACCGTGCCGCCGTACGGCGACGCCGGGGCGCCCTGGCTGGCCGAGCCGATGGTGGAATTCACCACCAAATACGAGGAGACCGACCGATTCATCGGCCGGGCGGAGGCGGCCCGGGTCGGCGGTGTGGACCCCGCCGACCTCGCGGTGCTGACCGAGCTGACCACCGGCGTCGCCCGCGTACTCGAACGGCACTGTGCCGCAGTGGGACTGACGCTGGCCGACGGAAAGGCCGAATTCGGCTTCGACGGCGACCGCAGGCCGATCCTGATCGACCACGCGGGCACCCCGGACGAGAACCGCTTCTATCTCGGGGCCACCCCGGTCTGCAAGGAACTGCTGCGCTTCCTGCACCCCGGCCTGCGCGAGGTGGTGCAGCGCCTGGTCGCCGACCGGATACCCCGCGATCGGTGGCCCCGGCCGGAGCCGCTGGCGCCGGACCTGGTCGCCGCGACGGCGGAGATCTACGCCGCGCTGGCCGCCGCCTGGACGACCGGCCCGGCCGTGGCGGAGCGATTGCACCGCGCCGTCGAGGATTTCGTCACCGCCTGCGGAAACCCCACCGATCTCCGGCAGCGCACCGGCCTGACCGCCGCACCGATCGGCGGTGCCGCATGA
- a CDS encoding amidohydrolase family protein — protein sequence MGTLVLTGAATVFSGDLAEPLLPGVDTVVCRDGVIAAVDDADRLAADLEAADQVIDLRGGTLAPGLIDSHGHVTFGDYSPRQRAVDYLAGYVHGGITTTVSAGEVHVPGRPRSAAGVKALAVAAHSCFAEYRPGGMRVHAGAVLIEPTLTEADFAELAGCGVRLAKFGFGAFAHPLDGRDQVRWAQAHGMTVMCHAGGASAAGGAAHNGEVVLALRPNVCGHANGGPTALSPAEAELLLTESDMALQVVQAGNLRAALHLVRRAAECEQLHRIVVGSDTPSGFGVMPLAVLKTVLELTALGGLEPAVAWSLATGNNADTWGLSAGRLAPGAPADVLALAAPAGSQADTAADALRVGDIPAITAVVTAGELRALPSRNTPRPAVPVVPSAPVAI from the coding sequence ATGGGCACGCTGGTCCTGACCGGTGCGGCGACCGTGTTCTCCGGCGATCTCGCCGAGCCGCTGCTGCCCGGCGTCGACACCGTCGTGTGCCGCGACGGGGTGATCGCGGCCGTCGACGACGCCGATCGGCTCGCCGCCGACCTCGAGGCCGCCGACCAGGTGATCGACCTGCGGGGCGGCACACTGGCTCCCGGCCTGATCGACTCGCACGGCCACGTCACCTTCGGTGACTACAGCCCACGCCAGCGCGCGGTGGACTACCTGGCCGGGTACGTGCACGGCGGCATCACCACGACCGTCTCCGCGGGCGAGGTGCATGTGCCCGGCCGCCCGCGCAGTGCCGCCGGGGTCAAGGCGCTGGCGGTGGCGGCGCACAGCTGTTTCGCCGAGTACCGGCCCGGCGGGATGCGGGTGCACGCCGGTGCGGTCCTGATCGAGCCGACCCTGACCGAGGCCGACTTCGCGGAGCTGGCCGGGTGCGGAGTTCGGTTGGCCAAGTTCGGATTCGGCGCGTTCGCCCATCCGCTGGACGGCCGCGACCAGGTGCGCTGGGCGCAGGCACACGGGATGACGGTGATGTGTCATGCCGGTGGCGCCAGCGCGGCCGGGGGCGCGGCGCACAACGGCGAGGTGGTGCTGGCGCTGCGGCCGAACGTGTGCGGGCACGCGAACGGCGGCCCGACCGCACTGTCCCCGGCCGAGGCGGAGCTGCTGCTCACCGAGAGCGATATGGCGCTACAGGTGGTGCAGGCGGGAAATCTCAGGGCCGCACTGCATCTGGTGCGCCGCGCGGCCGAATGCGAGCAGCTGCACCGGATCGTGGTCGGCTCGGACACGCCGTCCGGCTTCGGCGTCATGCCGCTGGCGGTGCTGAAGACGGTGCTGGAGCTGACCGCGCTCGGCGGACTGGAACCCGCCGTCGCCTGGTCGCTGGCCACCGGCAACAACGCCGACACCTGGGGCCTGTCCGCGGGGCGGCTCGCACCGGGCGCTCCCGCGGACGTGCTGGCCCTGGCGGCACCGGCCGGTTCCCAGGCCGACACCGCCGCGGACGCGCTGCGCGTCGGGGACATTCCGGCGATCACCGCCGTGGTCACCGCGGGTGAGCTGCGCGCACTGCCGAGCCGCAATACGCCCCGCCCGGCGGTCCCGGTCGTGCCCAGCGCGCCGGTCGCCATCTGA
- a CDS encoding MFS transporter, whose protein sequence is MLRTPHAFRVLSASWIGRLPSSMAAVTIPLALRHAGAGYAFIGAAAACFAISAAVGAPVLGRAVDRIGQTRVLAATTVLAAAGFVLIALAPAQHPTVLLGAVLAGAFTPPLEPCLRVLWPDIFAQEELENVYAVDSAAQELVFVAGPLAVSLCLAIAAPITALWVQAALSVLGVLVFATAAPSRRWRPSPHDRHWLGPLRNLGLIIVLLAPSGAGMSIGTLNVLSVSYAEQHRVPGGAPMLLAVFSLASLAGVLGYGAIRWTIQPRTRLLVSVGGLLIGWLLLTLVPPPVPMFAVLLLTGMFLAPTLASVWLLIGMLAPAGTTTEAFAWLVTLFAAGNSMGAALVGVVLTHASTHWAAACGVFGVTGCLLLLGLGYRRLAPPAPDRVAQSSATGQAG, encoded by the coding sequence ATGCTCCGAACACCACACGCTTTTCGCGTCTTGTCCGCGAGCTGGATCGGGCGGTTGCCGAGTTCGATGGCGGCCGTGACCATTCCGCTGGCGCTGCGGCACGCCGGTGCCGGGTACGCGTTCATCGGGGCGGCGGCCGCCTGCTTCGCGATCTCCGCCGCCGTCGGGGCGCCCGTGCTGGGCCGCGCCGTCGACCGTATCGGTCAGACCAGGGTGCTGGCGGCCACGACCGTGCTGGCCGCGGCCGGATTCGTGCTCATCGCGCTGGCACCGGCCCAGCACCCGACGGTGCTGCTGGGCGCGGTGCTGGCCGGTGCGTTCACCCCGCCGCTCGAACCGTGCCTGCGGGTGCTGTGGCCGGACATCTTCGCCCAGGAGGAATTGGAGAACGTCTACGCGGTCGATTCCGCCGCGCAGGAACTGGTTTTCGTCGCCGGGCCACTGGCGGTGTCGCTGTGCCTGGCGATCGCCGCGCCGATCACCGCGCTGTGGGTGCAGGCGGCGCTGAGCGTGCTGGGCGTGCTGGTGTTCGCCACGGCCGCGCCGTCGCGGCGCTGGCGACCGAGTCCGCACGACCGGCACTGGCTCGGGCCGCTGCGCAACCTGGGGCTGATCATCGTGTTGCTGGCGCCGTCCGGCGCGGGGATGTCGATCGGGACGCTGAACGTGCTGTCGGTCTCCTATGCCGAACAGCACCGGGTCCCCGGCGGCGCGCCGATGCTGCTGGCGGTCTTCTCGCTCGCCTCGCTGGCGGGCGTGCTCGGCTACGGGGCGATCAGGTGGACGATCCAGCCGCGCACCCGGCTGCTGGTGAGCGTCGGCGGCCTGCTGATCGGCTGGCTGCTGCTGACTCTCGTACCGCCGCCGGTCCCGATGTTCGCGGTGCTGCTGCTGACCGGCATGTTCCTGGCGCCGACGCTGGCCTCGGTGTGGCTGCTCATCGGCATGCTCGCCCCGGCGGGCACCACCACCGAGGCATTCGCCTGGCTGGTCACCCTTTTCGCCGCGGGCAACTCGATGGGCGCGGCGCTCGTGGGTGTGGTGCTGACCCACGCCAGCACGCACTGGGCGGCGGCGTGCGGTGTGTTCGGCGTGACGGGGTGTCTGCTGCTGCTCGGGCTCGGCTATCGGCGGCTCGCGCCGCCCGCGCCGGACCGGGTCGCCCAATCGTCGGCGACCGGGCAGGCGGGCTGA
- a CDS encoding FAD-dependent oxidoreductase produces MEDEMPCAEVVVVGSGGAGLLAAAVAADAGLSVTVLERTALLGGTTAVSGGMLWVPGNAPMAAAGIEDSPDDALRYLDLVTEGTVPRARLEHYVKAAPEMVQWLLEHTPVRLFPIDRPDYHSEWPGARNVGRCLDNEPFPTADRPGLLGRIRRGPQFPPLTYHERHLARFDGPDRELLERRRSEGVLTVGAALVAGLVAACDDRGVRFVTEARATALLRADGRVTGVRTADGREFPAANVVLAGGGFEWNAVLRTAFLGDIPVLPASPPGNEGDCLTMALAAGAAVERMSQAWWVPALAGVPERYDGAPLTRHLVGERCLPGSIMVDRHGRRFVNEAVNYHDITRVLFNFDADQHRPDHLPVWLVFDETFRTRYQVGTASPREPAPDWFTSAATPAALAAAIGVDPDELTRTIERFSAHARAGSDPDFHRGETAHDRYYGDPRHGGNPCLGELAAPPFHAVPVVPGALGTKGGPVTGPAGEVLGTDGTAVPGLFACGNVSATVMGPGYPGSGGTLGPALTAAYCLGTALARRPRG; encoded by the coding sequence GTGGAAGACGAAATGCCCTGCGCGGAAGTCGTTGTCGTCGGTTCGGGGGGCGCCGGTCTGCTCGCCGCCGCGGTGGCGGCGGACGCCGGATTGTCGGTGACGGTGCTGGAGCGCACCGCACTGCTGGGCGGCACCACCGCGGTGTCCGGCGGCATGCTGTGGGTGCCCGGCAATGCTCCGATGGCCGCCGCAGGCATCGAGGACTCCCCCGACGACGCCCTGCGCTACCTGGACCTGGTCACCGAGGGCACGGTCCCCCGCGCCCGGCTCGAGCACTACGTCAAGGCGGCACCGGAGATGGTGCAGTGGCTGCTGGAGCACACCCCGGTCCGGCTGTTCCCGATCGATCGCCCCGACTATCACTCCGAGTGGCCGGGCGCGCGAAATGTGGGTCGCTGCTTGGACAACGAGCCCTTCCCGACCGCGGACCGGCCCGGCCTGCTCGGGCGCATCCGCCGTGGACCGCAGTTCCCGCCGCTGACCTATCACGAGCGGCACCTCGCCCGATTCGACGGCCCCGACCGGGAATTACTCGAACGGCGGCGGTCGGAGGGTGTGCTCACCGTGGGCGCGGCGCTGGTCGCGGGGTTGGTCGCGGCCTGCGACGACCGCGGGGTGCGGTTCGTGACCGAGGCGCGGGCCACCGCGCTGCTGCGCGCGGACGGGCGGGTGACGGGTGTCCGGACCGCCGACGGGCGGGAGTTCCCGGCCGCGAACGTGGTGCTGGCCGGGGGCGGATTCGAATGGAATGCCGTGCTGCGCACCGCGTTTCTGGGCGATATCCCGGTCCTGCCCGCCAGCCCACCGGGCAACGAGGGCGACTGCCTGACGATGGCGCTGGCCGCGGGCGCCGCGGTGGAGCGCATGAGCCAGGCGTGGTGGGTGCCCGCGCTCGCGGGAGTACCGGAGCGATACGACGGGGCCCCGCTCACCCGCCACCTCGTGGGCGAGCGCTGCCTGCCGGGATCGATCATGGTCGACCGGCACGGTCGCCGGTTCGTCAACGAGGCGGTCAACTACCACGACATCACCCGGGTGCTGTTCAACTTCGACGCCGACCAGCACCGGCCCGACCACCTGCCGGTGTGGCTGGTCTTCGACGAAACCTTCCGCACCCGTTACCAGGTCGGTACCGCGTCGCCGCGCGAACCCGCGCCGGACTGGTTCACCAGCGCTGCCACCCCGGCCGCGCTGGCCGCGGCGATCGGCGTCGACCCGGACGAGCTCACCCGGACCATCGAGCGGTTCTCCGCGCACGCCCGCGCGGGCAGCGATCCCGATTTTCATCGCGGCGAGACCGCGCACGACCGCTACTACGGCGACCCGCGCCACGGCGGCAACCCCTGCCTGGGCGAGCTCGCCGCGCCGCCCTTCCACGCCGTCCCCGTCGTCCCCGGCGCCCTGGGGACCAAGGGCGGTCCGGTCACCGGCCCGGCGGGCGAGGTGCTCGGGACCGACGGCACGGCGGTGCCCGGACTGTTCGCCTGCGGCAATGTGTCCGCGACCGTCATGGGCCCCGGCTATCCCGGCTCGGGCGGCACACTCGGTCCGGCGCTGACCGCGGCCTACTGTCTCGGCACCGCGCTCGCGCGGCGGCCCCGCGGATAG
- a CDS encoding Rieske 2Fe-2S domain-containing protein, which produces MATRSVNDTLTGVGRGTPMGELLREYWMPVLRSQRVTAGGEPVPVELLGERYVIFRGDDGSLGCFAEACPHRGASLALARNEDCALRCIYHGWKFDTSGKVLETPSEPEDGGRFAGLVKLRHFPVVEAGGIVWVWVGGTDRTPSPFPRFAFTDLPAEQVFAIVAVLDCNWMQGLEADIDSAHVSLLHETEAAGGPLRDLLDDRAPHDDIEHTAWGIRYAAIRTLSTGDSLVRIKPMIMPWYTIVPELPNGDRLWHAWVPIDDHRTLFWYLWYNENQPVDPNYFAAQFGLRLDEMNKDNFREGYSRENMWGQDRIAMRDGSSFSGIRGLAMQDIAVQESMGAIVDRTLENPGKSDTGIARARNFLMNAVKTHAAGGVAPGLGADVDYGKITSASLVVPADDASWRELVG; this is translated from the coding sequence ATGGCGACCAGGTCCGTCAACGACACACTGACCGGAGTTGGCCGGGGCACGCCGATGGGTGAGCTCCTGCGCGAATACTGGATGCCGGTGCTGCGCTCCCAGCGGGTGACCGCCGGGGGCGAACCGGTCCCGGTCGAATTGCTCGGCGAGCGCTACGTGATCTTCCGCGGCGACGACGGCTCGCTCGGCTGCTTCGCCGAGGCGTGCCCGCACCGCGGCGCCTCGCTCGCGCTGGCCCGCAACGAGGATTGCGCGCTGCGCTGCATCTATCACGGCTGGAAGTTCGACACCTCCGGCAAGGTACTGGAGACCCCGTCCGAACCGGAGGACGGCGGACGGTTCGCCGGACTGGTGAAGCTGCGGCACTTCCCGGTCGTGGAGGCGGGCGGCATCGTGTGGGTGTGGGTCGGCGGCACCGACCGCACGCCGTCACCGTTCCCCCGCTTCGCCTTCACCGACCTGCCCGCGGAGCAGGTGTTCGCGATCGTGGCCGTCCTGGACTGCAATTGGATGCAGGGGCTGGAGGCCGATATCGATTCGGCGCACGTGTCGCTGCTGCACGAGACCGAGGCCGCAGGCGGCCCGCTGCGCGATCTGCTCGACGACCGTGCGCCGCACGACGATATCGAGCACACCGCGTGGGGCATCCGCTATGCCGCGATCCGCACCCTGTCCACCGGGGACAGCCTGGTGCGGATCAAGCCGATGATCATGCCCTGGTACACGATCGTGCCCGAGTTGCCCAACGGCGACCGGCTCTGGCACGCCTGGGTGCCGATCGACGATCACCGCACCCTGTTCTGGTACCTCTGGTACAACGAGAATCAGCCGGTGGACCCGAATTACTTTGCGGCGCAATTCGGTCTGCGGCTCGACGAGATGAACAAGGACAACTTTCGGGAGGGGTACTCGCGGGAGAACATGTGGGGGCAGGACCGGATCGCGATGCGGGACGGGAGCAGCTTCTCCGGTATCCGGGGACTTGCCATGCAGGACATCGCGGTGCAGGAGAGCATGGGGGCGATCGTGGATCGGACACTGGAGAACCCGGGCAAGAGCGATACGGGCATCGCCCGCGCGCGCAATTTCCTGATGAACGCCGTCAAGACGCACGCCGCCGGTGGGGTGGCGCCGGGGCTCGGCGCGGACGTGGACTACGGCAAGATCACCTCGGCCTCCCTCGTCGTCCCCGCGGACGACGCCTCCTGGCGCGAACTCGTCGGATGA
- a CDS encoding beta-ribofuranosylaminobenzene 5'-phosphate synthase family protein — MTSHLTAASTRHGSAVRVSSPARISFTLISLDAQSRRRNGIASIGVERPGARVTAAVASGPTTITGVEGEHHAALTAAADTLRTLWDGPPVHLDIDAALPAHSGFGSKTTTLIAAGYAYGLLCDRTPDIRWLSATLGRGRTSGASTGLAEHGGFLVDCGHPNPPDFADEPRKYLRPSHFATAVEPPTPLVKLDFPDWPILILLANGRHIGGAEELEWFTTTMPIPPAESWRTSHLVFMGLAPAVAERDYDTFCSVVDELTFTGYFKRAQIELQGREMVDLLDEGRAQPSIDAIAMSSHGPTCFAFTRDPEAAAHWAEGLRERGLIRDHWFTTVRNSGLAADWLP, encoded by the coding sequence ATGACCTCGCACCTCACGGCGGCGAGTACCCGCCACGGCAGCGCGGTCCGGGTGTCCTCCCCGGCCCGGATCAGCTTCACCCTGATCAGCCTGGACGCGCAATCGCGGCGCCGCAACGGAATCGCGTCCATCGGTGTCGAGCGGCCGGGGGCGAGGGTGACCGCCGCCGTGGCGTCCGGCCCCACCACGATCACCGGCGTCGAGGGCGAGCACCACGCCGCGCTCACCGCCGCCGCGGACACGCTCCGCACGCTCTGGGACGGCCCGCCGGTTCACCTCGACATCGATGCGGCGCTCCCCGCGCACAGCGGATTCGGTTCCAAGACAACGACTCTCATTGCCGCCGGATATGCCTACGGGCTGCTCTGCGACCGGACCCCCGACATCCGGTGGCTGTCGGCCACCCTCGGCCGCGGCCGCACCTCCGGCGCGAGCACCGGGCTCGCCGAGCACGGCGGATTCCTGGTCGACTGCGGCCACCCGAACCCCCCGGACTTCGCCGACGAACCCCGGAAGTACCTGCGCCCCAGCCACTTCGCCACCGCCGTCGAACCGCCGACGCCGCTGGTCAAGCTGGACTTCCCGGACTGGCCGATCCTGATTCTGCTGGCGAACGGCCGCCACATCGGCGGCGCCGAGGAACTGGAGTGGTTCACCACCACCATGCCGATCCCGCCCGCCGAATCGTGGCGCACCTCCCACCTGGTGTTCATGGGGCTGGCGCCCGCCGTCGCCGAACGCGACTACGACACGTTCTGCTCCGTGGTCGACGAACTGACCTTCACCGGCTACTTCAAACGCGCCCAGATCGAATTGCAGGGGCGGGAGATGGTCGACCTGCTCGACGAGGGCCGCGCCCAGCCGAGTATCGACGCCATCGCCATGAGCAGCCACGGGCCGACCTGCTTCGCCTTCACCAGGGATCCGGAGGCCGCCGCCCACTGGGCGGAGGGCCTGCGCGAGCGCGGCCTGATCCGGGATCACTGGTTCACCACCGTGCGCAACAGCGGATTGGCCGCCGACTGGCTGCCGTGA